Proteins encoded in a region of the Carassius auratus strain Wakin chromosome 21, ASM336829v1, whole genome shotgun sequence genome:
- the LOC113039024 gene encoding dolichol kinase-like, with product MQLDPVLVESAVVFSMVICVHCAVWSQLSWCCIALAIQAFYVQHKWDRLIRTGAAVFQFRPSANSGVLPASMVLPLLGLALRGHCIAVGNVHMERFTMVVTVIGMMLALFLSLIALGITRPVPTNTCVIAGIASSAILYTVKQTLTVSEVIEVLEVLLIFVFLSLILLYLLPRCFTPGEALLILGGISFIINQLIKRSLSSSGNANADPLTYFLPVAVLGLVLLGIFFALLFVFMESETWSASLFFHTMTGVLGLGLLVPWLSLLTKHHPITWLMHFITETNTRLWLIGYWAALSLLAVAVVMHQNSHRSAGSKKHQASTTVRKYFHLLTVLTFAPGLALDRALLHLAAVGCLSVFVFLEFIRCFRIRPLGAPVRRLLTLFLDERDSGPLILTHIYLLLGVALPVWLTPASCIPKGGGLLPYAGVLAVGVGDTVASVFGSTVGEIRWPGTKKTFEGTATSVFAQIIAVVVFLIADSSINLNASYSWVVGSITMVAMLEAYTSQIDNLLLPLYLYILLMI from the coding sequence ATGCAGCTGGATCCCGTGCTGGTTGAATCCGCCGTGGTGTTCTCTATGGTGATCTGCGTTCACTGTGCCGTGTGGAGCCAGCTCTCCTGGTGCTGCATCGCTCTGGCCATCCAGGCTTTTTACGTGCAGCACAAATGGGATCGGCTCATTCGGACCGGCGCCGCTGTCTTCCAGTTCCGGCCTTCGGCTAACAGCGGCGTGCTTCCGGCCAGCATGGTGCTGCCTCTGCTGGGCCTGGCTTTGAGGGGGCACTGCATCGCTGTGGGGAATGTTCACATGGAGCGATTCACAATGGTCGTAACAGTGATCGGTATGATGTTGGCGCTATTCCTATCACTCATCGCCCTGGGAATTACGCGGCCGGTGCCCACAAACACCTGCGTTATAGCCGGCATCGCCAGCAGTGCCATTCTGTACACAGTCAAGCAAACTCTAACAGTCTCTGAGGTGATCGAAGTCTTGGAGGTGCTGCTCATTTTTGTATTCCTAAGCTTGATCCTCTTGTATCTCCTCCCACGCTGCTTCACTCCCGGCGAAGCCCTCCTCATCCTCGGCGGGATCAGTTTCATCATCAACCAGCTCATCAAACGCTCTCTGTCCTCCTCTGGAAACGCAAACGCCGACCCACTCACGTATTTCCTCCCGGTCGCCGTGTTAGGGTTAGTGCTGCTGGGAATCTTCTTCGCCCTGCTTTTCGTATTCATGGAATCGGAAACCTGGTCGGCGTCGCTCTTCTTCCACACCATGACGGGCGTTTTGGGATTGGGGCTATTGGTTCCTTGGCTCTCCCTGCTCACGAAGCATCACCCCATCACCTGGTTGATGCATTTCATCACCGAAACCAACACTCGTCTTTGGCTGATCGGATACTGGGCGGCTTTGTCGCTTCTAGCGGTTGCCGTTGTGATGCATCAAAACAGTCATCGCTCGGCCGGAAGCAAGAAGCATCAAGCTTCGACGACCGTGCGGAAGTATTTCCACCTCCTCACCGTACTAACCTTTGCTCCTGGACTCGCACTAGATCGTGCTTTACTACATCTAGCCGCGGTCGGATGCCTCTCAGTGTTTGTGTTCCTTGAATTCATCCGCTGTTTCCGCATCCGACCTCTAGGGGCGCCTGTGCGCCGCCTTCTTACTTTATTCCTGGATGAGAGAGACTCAGGACCGCTTATTCTCACCCACATCTACCTTCTCCTTGGCGTCGCCCTTCCAGTCTGGCTCACGCCCGCGTCCTGCATCCCTAAAGGAGGAGGCCTGCTGCCGTACGCTGGTGTGTTGGCTGTTGGAGTTGGCGACACGGTTGCGTCCGTTTTCGGCAGCACGGTGGGTGAGATCCGCTGGCCCGGCACAAAGAAGACCTTCGAGGGCACAGCAACCTCCGTATTCGCTCAGATCATCGCCGTGGTGGTTTTCCTCATCGCCGACAGCAGTATTAACCTGAACGCCAGCTACTCGTGGGTCGTGGGTTCGATCACAATGGTGGCCATGTTGGAGGCGTATACGTCGCAGATAGACAACCTGCTACTCCCTTTATACCTTTACATCCTCCTGATGATTTGA
- the LOC113039026 gene encoding phytanoyl-CoA dioxygenase domain-containing protein 1, with product MDVLTDQDVQKYWDEGHLVLDGLLSPEECDALRDRMSEIIERMDVPEHCRTQFSTDHDEQLKKQGNADYFITSGDQIRFFFEKGVFDDKGEFIVPRERSLNKIGHALHAYEPLFKAVTHSPKIQNLVKKLGLINPVILQSMYIFKQPGIGGEVTPHQDATFLYTQPLGRVMGVWIALEDATLENGCLWFIPGSHRDGISRRMVRTPKGTFPLTDFIGREKSYDDKLFVPVPVKKGGAVLIHGEVVHRSAANTSDASRHVYTFHIMESQSTVWSPENWLQPTEELPFPSLYT from the exons ATGGATGTTTTGACAGATCAAGACGTGCAAAAG TACTGGGATGAGGGCCATCTGGTGCTGGACGGCCTTCTGTCCCCAGAGGAGTGTGACGCTTTACGGGACCGAATGAGTGAGATCATTGAGCGGATGGACGTTCCTGAACACTGCAGGACACAGTTCTCCACTGACCACGACGAGCAGCTTAAAAAACAG GGAAATGCGGACTATTTCATCACCAGTGGAGACCAGATCCGTTTCTTTTTTGAGAAAGGAGTGTTTGATGATAAAG GAGAGTTCATCGTGCCAAGAGAACGGTCCTTGAACAAAATCGGACACG CTCTCCACGCTTATGAGCCGCTGTTTAAAGCGGTCACCCACTCTCCCAAAATTCAA AATCTGGTAAAGAAACTCGGCCTGATAAATCCTGTGATTCTGCAGAGTATGTACATCTTTAAG CAACCAGGGATTGGTGGAGAAG TGACCCCTCACCAGGACGCCACCTTCCTGTACACGCAGCCTCTGGGAAGAGTGATGGGCGTGTGGATCGCTCTGGAAGACGCTACGCTGGAGAACGGCTGTCTGTGGTTCATACCGGGATCACACCGCG ATGGGATTAGCAGGCGAATGGTGCGGACACCTAAAGGCACGTTTCCTCTGACTGATTTCATTGGCCGAGAGAAGAGTTACGACGACAAGCTATTCGTTCCAGTTCCTGTTAAAAAAG GTGGAGCGGTTCTGATTCACGGTGAAGTCGTCCACCGCAGCGCTGCAAACACATCTGACGCCTCACGCCACGTTTACACCTTTCATATCATGGAGTCTCAAAGCACTGTTTGGAGTCCTGAGAACTG GTTACAACCAACCGAAGAGCTGCCCTTCCCGTCCCTCTACACCTAA